From Ruminococcus sp. HUN007, a single genomic window includes:
- a CDS encoding trypsin-like peptidase domain-containing protein has translation MNIFKKITAGIVAGAMSVGMASTTVSANSTNYLRGDIDGDGTVALTDLAYLANFLSGNKGSADNHMSQRLDVDMSGIIDILDQNMLSQIILGSITPNTIYYESTNNGIPAQNTLYYQKFDAQTGGQIGSAYPLSPVSTIPNYAPKGIIGTDDRYIDYSNSGVVRITSSIGQGSGFIVDDNLILTAAHVVYGATNVSYTLFNANGTPKATYSAASYHVPSNYISGSDVDYDYALIVVNQDLSDYRVINLGVSRDKLKNNITSSVYLNYASKLGIYVTGYVSNTGYTGIGNLANNYLTNTLVQYNTDTVPGESGSPVYVKTSSGDMIAIGVHRGVGVANSYNQGKRIDTDVIHFIYNNPNI, from the coding sequence ATGAATATCTTTAAGAAAATAACTGCTGGTATCGTAGCGGGAGCTATGAGTGTGGGAATGGCTAGTACAACTGTCAGTGCAAACAGTACGAATTATCTCAGAGGAGATATTGATGGTGATGGTACGGTAGCTCTTACAGATCTGGCTTATCTGGCTAATTTCCTTAGTGGAAACAAAGGTTCTGCTGATAACCATATGTCACAGCGCCTTGATGTTGATATGAGTGGAATAATCGATATTCTTGATCAGAATATGCTTTCTCAGATTATTTTAGGTAGCATTACTCCAAATACAATCTATTACGAAAGTACAAACAACGGAATCCCAGCACAGAATACACTTTACTATCAGAAGTTTGATGCTCAGACAGGTGGACAGATAGGAAGTGCTTATCCTTTAAGTCCGGTATCAACAATTCCTAATTATGCTCCTAAAGGAATAATCGGAACCGACGACCGATACATTGATTATTCAAATAGTGGAGTTGTTAGAATTACCAGTTCAATTGGTCAGGGGAGCGGATTTATAGTTGATGATAATCTTATTCTTACAGCGGCACATGTTGTTTATGGTGCTACAAATGTTAGTTATACTTTGTTTAATGCTAACGGAACACCTAAAGCTACATATTCAGCTGCAAGTTATCATGTTCCGTCAAACTATATAAGCGGTAGTGATGTTGATTACGATTATGCATTAATAGTTGTTAATCAGGATCTTTCAGATTACAGAGTAATAAATTTAGGTGTTTCAAGAGATAAACTAAAGAATAATATTACGTCTTCAGTTTATCTTAATTATGCTTCAAAGCTTGGAATATATGTTACGGGTTATGTTTCTAATACAGGATATACTGGAATAGGAAACTTAGCAAATAATTATCTTACAAATACTTTGGTGCAATATAATACGGATACCGTTCCTGGTGAGAGTGGTTCACCTGTATATGTTAAAACTTCCAGTGGCGACATGATAGCCATAGGTGTACACAGAGGAGTTGGCGTTGCTAATTCTTATAATCAGGGTAAGAGAATCGATACAGACGTAATACATTTTATTTATAACAATCCAAATATCTAA
- a CDS encoding transposase — translation MNRQFFINTSLQYENKRLKCLVKEFENGDRYKKLQHNHHLIYLGYQRRIKQLSREVQSSKNTVKKVLDIWYEQLVIECENHTKELNEKIDTICKLRQENYDLYCEYQKKLAKKDEEYQKALDEKDATIETLKAEIRHMKAVQDRDGTNTSLPTSQTPIGKSKARPNSREETDNFKGGQTGHKRSELEPPAEEAITDIAEHCLTEDDCCPKCKKDEFEYTGKTENRYEIEVEVKVKRVKHKYYVYKCKNCGTLVISRTAPEKRTKVRYGANVQAMILVLLNIMNSSINKVPVFFQGITNGEISPSEGYVAKVQARAAKALAVFHNDLRRELLKRLLIYWDDTVVYADTKRICLRFYGDERIAFFVAHENKDMNGILLDGILENLSAETSVMHDHNSINYNERFVFINIECNAHLQRDLQKLADETNHEVLLEIKALISATIKDRKNLIQAGTTRFDDGYLENFESKLTELLQRAETLAEANTSKYSGGPERALIRRIIKYRSNYFAWVYDFSLPTTNNLSERALRGTKTKMKVSGQFSSSKTANNYAMIRTYIETCRRNGINEYDALTRLCDGNPYTVEEIFAECE, via the coding sequence ATGAACAGGCAGTTTTTTATCAATACATCATTACAATATGAAAATAAAAGACTTAAATGTCTGGTAAAAGAATTTGAAAATGGTGACAGGTATAAAAAACTGCAGCATAATCATCACCTCATATATCTTGGATATCAGAGGCGGATAAAACAGCTTAGCAGAGAAGTTCAGTCATCAAAAAATACAGTGAAGAAAGTACTGGATATCTGGTACGAACAGCTTGTAATTGAATGTGAAAATCATACAAAAGAGCTTAATGAAAAAATAGATACAATCTGTAAATTAAGACAGGAAAACTATGATTTGTACTGTGAGTATCAAAAAAAGCTTGCTAAGAAGGATGAAGAATATCAAAAAGCACTTGACGAGAAAGACGCTACAATAGAAACACTTAAAGCCGAAATCCGGCATATGAAAGCGGTACAGGACAGAGATGGAACCAATACATCTCTGCCTACATCGCAGACACCAATCGGGAAATCAAAAGCAAGACCAAACAGCAGAGAAGAAACCGATAATTTCAAAGGAGGCCAAACAGGGCATAAAAGATCAGAGCTTGAACCACCTGCAGAAGAAGCAATAACTGATATAGCGGAACATTGTTTAACTGAAGATGACTGTTGCCCGAAATGCAAAAAAGATGAGTTTGAATATACCGGAAAAACAGAAAACCGCTATGAAATAGAAGTAGAAGTTAAAGTAAAGAGAGTGAAGCATAAGTATTACGTCTACAAATGTAAGAATTGCGGGACCCTGGTGATCAGCAGAACGGCACCTGAAAAAAGAACTAAAGTAAGATATGGAGCAAACGTACAGGCAATGATACTTGTTTTGCTGAATATTATGAATTCGTCAATAAATAAGGTTCCTGTATTCTTTCAGGGCATAACAAACGGAGAGATCAGTCCGAGTGAAGGGTATGTAGCTAAAGTACAGGCCAGAGCCGCCAAAGCACTGGCAGTTTTTCATAATGATTTGCGAAGGGAGTTACTTAAAAGACTGCTCATTTACTGGGATGATACCGTGGTTTACGCCGATACTAAAAGAATCTGCCTGAGATTTTACGGAGACGAAAGAATCGCGTTCTTTGTAGCCCATGAAAACAAAGATATGAACGGAATTCTTCTGGATGGAATACTTGAAAATCTTTCTGCTGAAACATCTGTTATGCATGATCATAACAGCATCAATTACAATGAACGTTTTGTGTTCATAAATATTGAGTGTAATGCACATTTGCAGCGCGATCTTCAGAAACTTGCAGATGAAACCAATCATGAAGTACTGCTTGAAATAAAAGCATTGATATCAGCAACGATAAAAGACCGAAAGAATCTGATACAAGCAGGAACAACACGATTTGATGATGGATATCTTGAAAATTTTGAAAGCAAGCTTACAGAACTTCTGCAAAGAGCAGAAACGCTGGCAGAAGCGAATACATCAAAATATTCAGGCGGTCCGGAACGCGCTCTGATACGCAGAATCATAAAATATCGCAGCAATTACTTCGCCTGGGTATATGATTTCAGTCTGCCTACAACAAATAATCTCTCAGAACGAGCACTACGTGGGACGAAAACAAAAATGAAGGTGTCAGGTCAGTTCTCATCTTCAAAAACAGCAAATAACTATGCAATGATTCGTACATACATTGAAACATGCCGAAGAAATGGAATCAACGAATATGATGCATTAACAAGATTATGTGATGGTAACCCATATACTGTCGAAGAAATATTTGCTGAATGTGAATAA
- a CDS encoding PD-(D/E)XK nuclease family transposase — MNNDLLEKAASESETEKLEHEKNLQIIEGYRPIDDSFMRELFRDDIPLTEYVLRIITGIKDLNIIRSETQYDLHHIAGARSLRLDVLGTDSKGRQINLEVQRADAGATSYRARYHSSALDIEFIKPNEEVTVLPETYVIFITENDVKGKGKLIYQYERREKDGSELGDDTHIIYVNGAYDKDGDTSDLAKLVHDFRCSQAKDMLTKPLADKTRMLKETPEGVDTMCKAIEENNKRIIRNNKIEIAVNFIRLGKNSYDEIAEATGLTVEEVEKLAETLNHSA; from the coding sequence ATGAACAATGATTTATTGGAAAAAGCAGCTTCAGAATCTGAAACTGAAAAACTGGAACATGAAAAGAATCTTCAGATAATCGAGGGTTATCGTCCTATCGATGATTCATTTATGAGGGAACTTTTCAGAGATGACATTCCGCTGACGGAATACGTCCTGCGTATAATCACCGGAATAAAAGACCTGAATATAATAAGATCAGAAACACAGTACGATCTGCATCATATTGCCGGAGCACGTTCCTTAAGACTTGATGTTCTTGGAACAGACAGCAAAGGAAGACAGATCAATCTTGAAGTACAGAGAGCTGATGCGGGCGCTACTTCTTACAGAGCACGTTATCATTCCAGCGCTCTTGATATTGAGTTTATCAAACCAAATGAAGAAGTCACCGTTCTTCCTGAAACATACGTAATTTTCATTACCGAAAATGATGTAAAGGGAAAAGGAAAACTCATCTATCAGTACGAACGTCGTGAAAAGGACGGTTCAGAACTCGGTGACGATACACACATAATTTATGTAAATGGAGCATACGACAAAGATGGAGATACCTCCGATCTTGCCAAGCTTGTACATGATTTCAGATGCTCACAGGCGAAAGATATGCTTACCAAACCTCTTGCAGATAAAACAAGAATGCTAAAGGAAACACCGGAAGGAGTTGATACTATGTGTAAGGCTATTGAAGAAAACAATAAAAGAATTATTAGGAACAACAAAATCGAAATAGCAGTTAATTTTATTCGGTTAGGTAAAAATTCATATGATGAAATAGCAGAAGCAACAGGTCTTACTGTAGAAGAAGTTGAAAAGCTTGCAGAAACTCTGAACCACAGTGCATGA
- a CDS encoding IS5 family transposase — MNGQLSFSDMEYSLRKRQGKKEAFLNRMEEIIPWDSWIQIIAPYYPSGNHGRPVKGIETMLRMYLLQDWFNLSDEGVEDAIYDSYAMRKFMKINFMHEQVPDATTLLKFRHLLEEHNIGDAIFKDVNDRLEKAGLIMHGGTIVDATIIAAPSSTKNAKGERDPEMHQTKKGNQWYHGMKVHAGVDAGTGYVHTITGTAANVHDSTEASKLIRNDDEIMYGDSGYLGVPAQNAIKQDEHHKNMKFEINKRPSSLKTSDDYNGINWDKKMEHDKSSVRCKVEHAFLIVKNTFGYSKVAYKGIKKNMNRFNFLFASANLLMCSRAGRTAEFCKG; from the coding sequence ATGAACGGACAGTTAAGTTTCAGCGATATGGAATATTCCCTTAGAAAGCGTCAGGGAAAAAAAGAAGCGTTTCTTAATAGAATGGAAGAGATAATTCCATGGGATTCATGGATTCAGATAATCGCTCCTTACTATCCGTCAGGTAATCATGGCAGACCTGTAAAAGGTATCGAGACCATGCTTAGAATGTATCTTCTTCAGGATTGGTTCAATCTATCAGATGAAGGTGTCGAAGATGCTATTTATGATAGCTATGCAATGAGAAAATTCATGAAAATAAATTTTATGCATGAACAAGTTCCGGATGCAACAACATTACTGAAGTTTCGACATCTTCTTGAAGAACATAATATCGGCGACGCTATTTTCAAGGACGTTAATGATCGACTTGAAAAGGCAGGACTTATCATGCATGGTGGTACAATTGTTGACGCAACAATAATTGCAGCACCAAGTTCAACAAAGAATGCCAAGGGAGAACGTGATCCTGAAATGCATCAGACTAAGAAAGGCAATCAGTGGTATCATGGAATGAAGGTACATGCTGGAGTAGATGCTGGAACAGGATATGTGCATACAATAACCGGAACAGCGGCAAATGTGCATGATTCCACTGAAGCATCTAAGCTTATTCGCAATGATGATGAAATAATGTACGGCGATTCTGGTTATCTTGGTGTTCCGGCACAGAATGCCATAAAACAGGATGAGCATCATAAAAACATGAAGTTTGAAATCAATAAAAGACCGTCAAGTTTAAAAACCTCAGATGACTATAACGGTATTAACTGGGATAAAAAGATGGAGCATGATAAGTCATCAGTAAGATGCAAAGTGGAACATGCTTTCCTCATTGTAAAGAATACATTTGGATACTCAAAAGTAGCATACAAAGGAATAAAAAAGAACATGAATAGATTCAATTTTCTATTCGCATCAGCAAATTTGCTGATGTGTTCTCGTGCAGGAAGAACTGCAGAATTTTGCAAGGGGTAA
- a CDS encoding PD-(D/E)XK nuclease family transposase gives MNNDLLKKAASESETEKLEHEKNLQIIEGYRPIDDSFMRELFRDDIPLTEYVLRIITGIKDLNIIRSETQYDLHHIAGARSLRLDVLGTDSKGRQINLEVQRADAGATSYRARYHSSALDIEFIKPNEEVTVLPETYVIFITENDVKGKGKLIYQYERREKDGSELGDDTHIIYVNGAYDKDGDTSDLAKLVHDFRCSQAKDMLTKPLADKTRMLKETPEGVDTMCKAIEENNKRILKNKEIEIAVNLIRLGKNSYDEIAEATGLTVEEVEKLAETLNHSA, from the coding sequence ATGAACAATGATTTATTGAAAAAAGCAGCTTCAGAATCTGAAACTGAAAAACTGGAACATGAAAAGAATCTTCAGATAATCGAGGGTTATCGTCCTATCGATGATTCATTTATGAGGGAACTTTTCAGAGATGACATTCCGCTGACGGAATACGTCCTGCGTATAATCACCGGAATAAAAGACCTGAATATAATAAGATCAGAAACACAGTACGATCTGCATCATATTGCTGGAGCACGTTCCTTAAGACTTGATGTTCTTGGAACAGACAGCAAAGGAAGACAGATCAATCTTGAAGTACAGAGAGCTGATGCGGGCGCTACTTCTTACAGAGCACGTTATCATTCCAGCGCTCTTGATATTGAATTTATCAAACCAAATGAAGAAGTCACCGTTCTTCCTGAAACATACGTAATTTTCATTACCGAAAATGATGTTAAGGGAAAAGGAAAACTGATTTATCAGTACGAACGCCGTGAAAAGGACGGTTCAGAACTCGGTGACGATACACACATAATTTATGTAAATGGAGCATACGACAAAGATGGAGATACATCCGATCTTGCAAAGCTTGTGCATGATTTCAGATGCTCACAGGCGAAAGATATGCTTACCAAACCGCTTGCAGATAAAACAAGAATGCTAAAGGAAACACCGGAAGGAGTTGATACTATGTGTAAGGCTATTGAAGAAAACAATAAAAGAATACTTAAAAACAAAGAAATCGAAATTGCGGTTAATCTTATTCGGCTAGGTAAAAATTCATATGATGAAATAGCAGAAGCAACCGGTCTTACTGTAGAAGAAGTTGAAAAACTTGCAGAAACTCTGAACCACAGTGCCTGA
- a CDS encoding sigma-70 family RNA polymerase sigma factor — protein sequence MILEDEKIIDLYWERSENAITETDKKYRERCLHVARSILNDNSDAEECLNDTYLTAWNLIPPEKPEILSAFLFRIIRNHSLNRLRTLNRDKRKRDLTFSLDELGECMDSRSVTEENFDETEVLNAINDFLRTLNKDNRFILVRRYWFFDSIADISKRSSMTEENVRARLSRLRKRLKKYLKKKVGL from the coding sequence ATGATTCTGGAAGATGAAAAAATAATTGATCTTTACTGGGAACGATCTGAAAATGCAATTACGGAGACAGATAAAAAATACAGGGAACGATGTTTGCATGTAGCAAGGTCAATCCTGAATGATAATTCAGATGCTGAAGAATGTCTGAATGATACTTATCTTACAGCGTGGAATCTGATTCCACCGGAAAAACCTGAAATACTGTCTGCATTTCTGTTCAGAATCATACGGAATCATTCACTGAACAGACTGAGAACTCTTAACCGGGACAAGAGAAAAAGAGATTTAACCTTTTCTCTTGACGAACTCGGTGAATGCATGGACAGCAGGAGTGTTACTGAAGAAAATTTTGATGAGACCGAGGTCTTAAATGCGATCAATGATTTTCTTCGCACTCTTAATAAAGATAATCGGTTTATTTTAGTCAGAAGATATTGGTTTTTTGACAGCATTGCAGATATTTCAAAGCGTTCTTCAATGACAGAGGAGAATGTAAGAGCCAGACTTTCAAGACTGAGAAAGCGGCTTAAAAAGTATCTGAAAAAGAAGGTGGGGCTATAA